From Rhizobium sp. NZLR1, a single genomic window includes:
- a CDS encoding DUF982 domain-containing protein, protein MKWCTSGEFVPLMLVVSGPEKYKLVATLVQAAEMLTVGWPIDDGEEYLVAIMACRDAIHGEIPAQDARAALIRAADEAGISVITVVH, encoded by the coding sequence ATGAAATGGTGCACATCCGGAGAGTTCGTCCCTCTGATGCTCGTGGTGAGTGGGCCGGAAAAATACAAGCTCGTCGCAACTCTCGTGCAGGCTGCCGAGATGCTGACCGTTGGCTGGCCGATCGACGATGGAGAAGAATACCTCGTGGCGATTATGGCTTGCCGGGATGCAATACACGGGGAGATTCCGGCTCAGGACGCGCGAGCAGCGCTTATCCGTGCCGCCGACGAAGCTGGCATTTCGGTGATCACCGTCGTCCACTGA
- a CDS encoding transporter — protein sequence MDTLPVNIPGFVWAYRFSPDEKTAVRLNNSATVADLIADNCFYWLHLNLVDARVPALLETLAGLTEDAKSALTTRDTHATITVDEQMLYGTLVDCQRDFAQDTNNLGWLHFAMSDRFIITTRLQPLRSVERARALIEKNPGKFSRPVDLFELLVIEFQRTLIAIVMELTEELNLIEDFVYDNAPRDERRRLAPVRRTVVRLHRHLRTVLALMRRAAAADDDEMPFGFDDVARRLTSRLETVDHDIYALQDRARLLHEEIDSKQSSETNRHLYLLSIMTAFLLPPTLVTGFFGMNTANLPFAVGDYGTEYAVALIVASIAFAWWLLRRVDIL from the coding sequence ATGGATACATTGCCCGTCAACATACCCGGTTTCGTCTGGGCCTATCGCTTCTCGCCGGATGAAAAGACAGCGGTGCGTCTGAACAACAGTGCGACGGTGGCGGACCTCATCGCCGACAATTGTTTCTACTGGCTGCACCTCAACCTTGTTGACGCCCGCGTGCCGGCATTGCTCGAAACGCTCGCCGGACTGACGGAGGACGCGAAATCGGCGCTGACGACGCGTGACACGCACGCGACCATCACCGTCGACGAGCAGATGCTCTACGGCACGCTCGTCGACTGCCAGCGCGATTTCGCCCAGGATACCAACAATCTCGGCTGGCTGCATTTTGCCATGTCCGACCGTTTCATCATCACCACGAGGCTGCAGCCGCTGCGCAGCGTCGAGCGGGCGCGGGCGCTGATCGAAAAAAATCCGGGAAAATTTTCACGGCCGGTCGATCTGTTCGAACTGCTGGTGATCGAGTTTCAGCGCACGCTGATCGCGATCGTCATGGAACTCACCGAAGAGCTGAACCTGATCGAGGATTTTGTCTACGACAATGCGCCGCGCGACGAACGCCGGCGGCTGGCGCCGGTCCGGCGCACCGTCGTCCGGCTGCATCGCCATCTGCGCACGGTGCTGGCGCTGATGCGCCGTGCGGCGGCGGCCGACGACGACGAGATGCCATTCGGCTTCGATGATGTGGCGCGGCGGCTGACAAGCCGGCTGGAAACGGTCGACCACGATATTTACGCGCTGCAGGACCGGGCGCGCCTGCTGCACGAAGAAATCGATTCCAAACAATCCTCCGAGACCAACCGCCACCTCTATCTGCTGTCGATCATGACGGCCTTCCTGCTGCCGCCGACCCTGGTGACGGGCTTCTTCGGCATGAACACCGCAAACCTGCCCTTCGCCGTCGGCGATTACGGCACCGAATACGCCGTCGCCCTCATCGTCGCCTCGATTGCCTTTGCCTGGTGGCTGCTGCGGCGAGTGGATATTCTTTGA